The Raphanus sativus cultivar WK10039 chromosome 2, ASM80110v3, whole genome shotgun sequence genome includes a region encoding these proteins:
- the LOC108840024 gene encoding CBS domain-containing protein CBSCBSPB5: protein MANQGGSSRKSLSFSGQSFQGKKKPPENNEGGSSDLPRRSLTSSRSSMSLSGERSGERTVKRLRLCKALTVPDSTTLHEACRRMAARRVDALLLTNSNALLCGILTDRDIATRVIAKELNLEETPVSKVMTKNPVFVLSNTIAVDALQKMVQGKFRHLPVVENGEVIALLDIAKCLYDAIARMERSVEKGKAIAAAVEGVEKNWGTSIAGPNTFMETLRERIFKPLLSTIIPDDTKVLKVGLEETVLAVTMKMVEYESSSAMVMAENKLVGILTSKDILMRVIAQNLPPETTAVEKVMTQNPESATVDMAIVDALHIMHNGRFLHLPVLDKDGDVFAVIDVIHITHAAVTTAGSTAGINNETANSMMQNFWDAAMALSPNEDGDETTRSEDESSIKLPSEIEGTKSFSYPNTFAFKLQDKKGRMHRFMCETHSLATLITAILQRMGDDIDPDNLPQIMYEDEDNDKVILASDGDLVAAVEHAKSIDWKGLKLHLDYVEARGHRRGLSTEDMEYDKSKSWPVAYKTVAAGAALAAGLGVLVYLKRHSN from the exons ATGGCTAATCAAGGTGGTTCGTCAAGGAAAAGTCTATCCTTCTCTGGTCAATCATTTCAAGGGAAGAAGAAACCTCCTGAAAACAATGAAGGAGGAAGCTCTGACCTCCCACGGAGATCTCTCACCTCTTCTCGTTCTTCCAT GAGCTTGAGTGGCGAAAGGAGTGGAGAGAGAACTGTAAAACGACTTAGATTGTGTAAGGCACTTACCGTACCGGATAGCACAACTTTACATGAAGCATGTCGGAGGATGGCTGCACGTCGTGTTGATGCGTTACTGCTCACTAATTCTAATGCTTTACTTTGTGGGATCCTTACGGACAGG gaCATAGCAACAAGAGTTATTGCTAAAGAACTCAACCTTGAAGAAACTCCTGTTTCTAAAGTTATGACCAAGAACCCTGTCTTTGTTTTGTCCAACACCATCGCTGTGGACGCCCTTCAGAAGATGGTGCaag GCAAGTTTAGACATCTGCCAGTGGTGGAGAATGGGGAAGTTATTGCACTTCTTGATATAGCAAAGTGTTTATATGATGCAATTGCCCGTATGGAAAGATCAGTTGAGAAGGGTAAGGCCATCGCTGCAGCTGTTGAAGGTGTTGAAAAGAATTGGGGGACATCTATCGCTG GACCAAACACTTTTATGGAAACACTTAGAGAACGAATATTCAAGCCTTTGCTTTCAACTATAATTCCAGATGATACAAA AGTTTTAAAGGTCGGATTGGAAGAGACGGTGTTAGCAGTAACCATGAAGATGGTTGAATATGAGTCTAGCTCAGCCATGGTGATGGCTGAGAACAAATTAGTAGGGATTCTCAC ttcgAAGGACATCTTAATGCGGGTGATAGCCCAAAACCTTCCTCCAGAGACAACTGCTGTGGAGAAG GTTATGACACAAAATCCAGAATCTGCAACAGTTGATATGGCAATTGTTGACGCCTTGCATATCATGCATAATGGAAGATTTCTTCATCTTCCTGTATTAGATAAAG ATGGAGATGTTTTCGCTGTGATTGATGTAATCCACATAACTCATGCTGCTGTTACCACg GCTGGAAGTACGGCTGGAATAAATAATGAGACAGCAAACTCAATGATGCAAAACTTTTGGGATGCCGCTATGGCTTTATCTCCCAATGAAGATGGAGATGAAACAACGAGGAG TGAAGACGAATCATCAATTAAACTACCTTCGGAGATTGAAGGAACAAAATCATTCTCATATCCCAACACATTTGCTTTCAAACTACAAGATAAAAAGGGAAGAATGCATAGATTTATGTGTG AGACACATAGTTTGGCAACTCTGATAACTGCAATACTACAACGGATGGGGGATGACATTGATCCTGACAACTTGCCTCAGATAATG TATGAAGATGAAGACAATGACAAAGTCATTTTGGCATCCGATGGTGATCTTGTAGCTGCCGTAGAGCATGCAAAATCAATAGATTGGAAG GGTTTGAAATTGCACTTGGACTACGTGGAAGCGAGAGGGCATAGGAGAGGTTTAAGCACAGAGGATATGGAGTACGATAAATCAAAGTCATGGCCAGTAGCTTACAAGACAGTTGCGGCCGGGGCTGCTCTTGCCGCTGGACTTGGGGTTTTGGTATACCTTAAGCGCCATTCAAATTAA
- the LOC130508510 gene encoding uncharacterized protein LOC130508510 — MIWRASGLANTIINNSTTTLEEKIEECIRCCSASSLAHLQDHPIWLLWRIWKSRNMLIFRRKVIPWRIVLQQSITDAKEWHENSRDMDTNYQSTNYSTRRSRVVHWKKQSGNWMKINVDGGFQNNTERSRAGWVYRDLLGVYHGGVQAVGKIVNTPLESELQAILMAIQHAWSRGFSNLCIESDSKKVVDILNGKILHFDSYNWKREILWWRNRMKGVTFQWIGREGNKVADKLVKHQMEDNVYFRFYFYVPRFLSNELHYDYVHST, encoded by the coding sequence ATGATCTGGCGAGCGTCGGGGTTAGCAAACACTATCATTAACAACTCTACCACAACTCTTGAGGAGAAAATTGAGGAATGTATCAGGTGCTGTTCTGCTTCATCATTAGCTCACTTACAAGACCATCCTATCTGGCTCTTATGGAGGATTTGGAAAAGCAGAAATATGCTCATTTTTCGTAGGAAGGTTATTCCTTGGAGAATTGTACTTCAACAGAGTATCACTGATGCAAAAGAGTGGCATGAGAATTCTCGGGATATGGATACAAATTATCAAAGTACAAATTACTCAACAAGACGTAGCAGAGTGGTGCACTGGAAGAAACAATCAGGAAATTGGATGAAGATCAATGTTGATGGAGGCTTCCAAAATAATACAGAGAGAAGCAGAGCTGGATGGGTTTATCGTGATCTTTTGGGAGTTTATCATGGAGGAGTACAAGCTGTAGGCAAAATAGTTAATACTCCTCTTGAATCTGAACTGCAAGCCATTTTAATGGCTATCCAACATGCATGGAGTAGAGGTTTTTCTAACCTCTGTATTGAGTCTGATAGTAAGAAGGTGGTGGATATATTAAATGGAAAAATTCTACATTTTGATAGCTACAATTGGAAACGTGAGATTCTCTGGTGGAGAAATCGAATGAAAGGGGTAACATTCCAGTGGATAGGACGTGAAGGCAACAAGGTGGCTGACAAATTGGTGAAGCATCAAATGGAAGACAATGTTTATTTCAGATTTTATTTCTATGTTCCTAGATTTTTATCAAATGAACTCCACTATGACTATGTACATTCAACGTAA